The Misgurnus anguillicaudatus chromosome 12, ASM2758022v2, whole genome shotgun sequence region TATGTGATTGTTTACCAACACAATGTGCGTTTATGCAACAAAGCAAAGGTCACATCTGTTACGCGTACTTGCCTgcgcagttttttgtcacagaTTTAAAAACCTTCAAACTCAAAAAATTATAAAAcctatattaaatatacataaaacataTAAGTACATATTTAAGTAGGTTCTGGATTTATTATAAGTATGAATAAGCACTGTGATAAAGCGCACCACTCTAAGAAAACAACATTACCCATAAGGCACTGGGGCTTCACCATGTGACGCAGACACTCCTCccgctgtgattggctgttctCCTGACGCACTTCGTTCGATGTATGAGGGCTGAAGGTGAAATTTGTCCTCCTGTGTCTGAACCTTATCGTCGCGATTATGTCATCCTGTGCCCTTTACAGCACGCGCGCACATCTGTGCAGACGACTGGTGagtttaaagaaaataaagagaGCTCAATGGCGAACTTTCTTTCATGCTTTATAGCGAGTGTCAAAGCACATGCACTGCAGCTGCAGGCCTCTTAACATTGTTTACGTTCTAAAGACATTGCTCAAACTTCATTAAACGCAATGCTTGCTGTTCAGAATTTATgaaacatacagtataacatATTTGAATCCTCTATTGCAGGCACAACAATATTTAAGTAGGACGTACGCCACAAGACCATCTCTAAATGTGAGTTTTACACTTACTGTGTATGGGTTCTTCTGTTACCTGTAAATTTAATGAGTTTCCggtggttctctctctctctggacaGGAAGTTGTTATCGTCAGTGCTGTCAGGACCCCAATGGGGTCCTTTAGAGGAAGCCTCTCCGCTGTACCTGCAACCAAACTGGGCTCTATTGCCATAAAAGGAGCCATTGAGCAAGCAGGTAGAGATATGGGTTATTTGCTCAACCTAAACtagtttatatatgtatatattgtaGCTTAATGCGTACAGTGctaaggttgtgggttcgattttAAGGGAACACACACAGATTAAAGCAAATAGCTTGAATGTACCGTAAGTCGCTTTGGAGAAGTGCCATCAATCAGATTCATACACGTAAATGAGGCTTGTGCTTCATATCTTCAACataaatataacacaaatgcTTCTATACAGGTGTGGCTGAAGCGTACACATACTTTCTGTACCTCatcttcatttatttgtttaaaagcatcATATATGGGTACTATTACAGGAATCCCTTTGGAGGAGGTAAAGGAGGTTTACATGGGGAATGTGTTGCAAGCAGGTGAAGGACAAGCTCCAACCAGACAAGCTCTTTTGGGTGCTGGTGAGTATGTCAACATGTTGTCAACATTGTAGCGCATACATATATTTAGGCTCTAGAACACGTGAGCGTGATACGCTATCTCAGATGCGATTAAAGCATTTGAAAGAGCAAAGGCTGCAGGTTTAAACATGTATCACACACCGCAAGAACAGAAATATAGCAGTGATTTTTCATTCTTTAGCGGGTGTTGATTTACAAAGCACATAGCTTTTACTATTTACTACTTGTTAAGAtgcaatttaaagggatagttcacccaaaaattaaaattctgtcttcattttctcatccttatgttgttttaaacctctATAAATATCTctttttttgataaacacaaaagaagatattttgataaatgatggtaaacacacagctgatCCCATTGACTTGaaaccactgacttccatagtaggaaaaacaaataagatATAATTTAATTgataccatcaactgtgtgcttatcatcatttatcaaaatgtcttctttatcatttatcacaatacttccataatatttgttttcctactatggaagtcaatggttacggTAGCTGTGTGCTCACCATAATTcataaaatatcttttttttgtgtgttaatcaaaataaaaaactcatacaggtttaaaacaacatgagggtgaggaaatgatgacagaatattcatttttgtgtgaactatccctttaaggctcatcaaatgtattttaaatggtgCAGGCAATCCCTTAATGCACTGCAATACGTAAAAATCTGCGATGGAAGATGTGAGTCAAGCAAACGCTTATTATAAAATACACTTCACCAATTTATTGATTAAAAAACTTTGTTTGTGGTCTTCCTCTTATAGGTCTCCCACTGTCCACTCCAGCAACCACGATTAATAAAGTCTGTGCCTCCGGGATGAAATCCATCATGATGGCTTCTCAGAGTCTCATGTGTGGACACCAGGTGATGTGAAAATCATGTAATGAAAGATCCAAAAGTGGTTGTGAAGAAAATAAGAGACTTTATGTACCTATATGATTGATGTCTTTCAGGACGTGATGGTAGCTGGTGGAATGGAAAGCATGTCTCAGGTTCCCTATGTCATGGCCAGAGAAGCGCCCCCTTATGGTGGAGTAAAGCTGGAGGATCTGATCGTAAGGGACGGGTTGACGGACGTCTACAACAAATTCCACATGGTATCGTTTGTTTTTATGACTCACCCGTTAGGTACTGTGCTTTGTgcctttgttttgtcttttatatgtttttttgtagCTCAGTTGATAGAGCGTGACACTAGCAAAGACAAGGTCATGGGATTTATTCACATACtgataaatgaaaagcatgacTGTACTATTAGATCACTTTGGGAAAAAGCTAACcatatgtaaatgtttaaatttacaACTAAGTTCAATAATAAACCTTTTAGGAAAGCAGGAAATTAacctaaattaaatattaacagATGCTTTGAATATCAGACAGCAACACTTTAGAAGCCTTGATTATGTACAGCGTCTCAACGTTTCCTGTTTTTTTTAGGGTAACTGTGCCGAAAACACAGCCAAGAACAGCGGGATTTCCAGAGAGGAGCAGGATGCGTATGCCATTAACTCCTACAGTCGCAGCAAAGCAGCATGGGAAGCTGGTCTCCTGGCTAAGGAGGTGGTTCCCGTGAGCATTCCTCAAAGAGGTCATTCTCAAAGTCTCCTGTTATAAGATAATATCTAATTATAGATATGAATAAAATGGCGTATGTTATAATTGTATGTTTGTTGGGATTCAAACCAATGACCTTTGCACTGTAATGCTATTGTGCCATAGGCAAACCAGACATCGTTGTGAAGGAAGATGAAGAATATAGAAAGGTTGATTTCACCAAAGTTCCCAAACTAAAGGCTGTGTTCCTTAAAGAAAACGGTACAAGCATATCACTTCATTAAAGCAAATAGTgcttttaaatttaaatgtcattacTAGCAAGTCTTTAGTTTTAAAGGTGACTCAAACCTATTTTTGTTTGTACAGGCACGGTGACGGCAGCTAACGCTAGCACTCTGAACGACGGGGCGGCAGCTCTTGTGCTAATGACGGCGGATGCAGCAAAACGGCTCAACGTCACACCACTCGCCAGAGTTGCTGGTAAGAGGTTTAAAATTGGTCAAGCTatattagggtgaccatacgtgccagatgcgtcctggccaggatttcggtgcgtcttccggaaatCATATTTGTTGACAgtatacgccattcagttaaaaacataagacatacaatcatagtttcattcttaccttaaaatgtaacgattgcttttctgtaataataatcctctatgacgtatgcggttgaCAAATACGACTACTGGAAtacgcacccgaaatcctggccaggacgcgtccgggaagaatggcatgtatggtcaccctaagcTATATGTAGTATTGTGCATATGTgagtaggggtgggcgatatgaccaaaatcttctatcacgataggattaattttatatcatgataacgatatgtatcacggtaaagttttttatgttttaataaggtttaaatctttaataccatagagattttcataattctcacagaaaacatatacaagcatagaaagaagataaaaacaaacaaaacctaagctctctgaagataaacaatcaatgatataagaatgataataaataattattcatgtatgtataagcctacatatatttttatttaaggtagaaaagtgatttaatcaggagcagtgagagattttctctcaatgctgtttgattaacacgagtgacagacaggagcaaaattaggtaacttcccctttaagaccaaagtccggatccaatacactgttacacatgcggtttctcttttagctgtttactttcccTTCAGACCTaactggtcgtgtttatgaggatgcatgcaaagacgggaattttgacgcatatgtcttttttaaggccaataaagcggaaaaatgctcacgagcttaatgagcagcggtcgcgcgacttgcgcgctcctcacagacaaaaagagcagcggttgcgcgacttgtCCGCTCTtgacacacagaaagaacgcacgcatacagatctgttgtctgtttttcaatggcttaaaacaacgtgttttaaaactgcagtgcttaaatacgtgtacaaacgttacgttttcgcgaccacgtgcacaggagcgtgacgtgggcgcgtaacctcgataaaaacgatagtccaaaatctctaccggttgacaaatttctaccggttaattatgtctaccggtttatcgcccacccctatatGTGAGCTATTGTGCTACAAAACAAGTTGGTTAGAAATCTCTTTCTTCCTATTTTGCAGCTTTTGCCGATGCCGCTGTCGCCCCCATCGACTTCCCCATCGCTCCGGCCTTTGCTGTCCCCAAAGTAAGCTAACCCTTGTGCATTTATTCCCAAGCTAAATTTATCTATCATATTAATTTCGGCATTGTGCAGGTCTTGCAAGCAGCCGGTGTAAAGAAAGAAGACATAGCCATGTGGGAGATCAATGAAGCATTCAGCGTCGTCGTTCTAGCCAACATCAAGATGTTAAACATCGACCCCAACAAAGTCAATATAAACGGAGGAGCGGTTTCCCTCGGACATCCAATCGGGTAATCCTTCTAATGGATCACTGTTGTTCGCATCGATCTACTTTAATTCGATTTGCACCATGAAGAATGTGCCAATTTCGCCATTTCTAGAATGTCGGGGGCGAGGATCGTGGGACACATGGCGCACAATCTGAAATCAGGACAGTATGGACTCGCTAGTATCTGCAATGGAGGAGGCGGCGCCTCTTGTATTCTGATTCAGAAGTATTAGGACTGTACATTCATAAACACTCCTGAAGGAATGTAGGGTTAACTTATTTTGTAATTTAGGCAAGTAGACTACACCAGAAATATCTCCATGCCTTACCGTGAGCTCTCCGTCTCTCCAGACTAGGTCACTCCTGTTTTTCTctaaaaacataatcaaagcATTAGAGGCTCATGCAATGTTGATTGAGTGTAACATTCATTGCATATCTTTTTATGTGGTGGTCTTTTCAATGTAATGCGTAAATGAAAGGATTTAgatttattgaaaatgaataaaaaaagagATTGTTAATTGTTTTCTTGTTGGACTAAATGCTGTTCAGGTTACTTGAATGTGGTACAGTCTTGTCCTAATGGTTAGATAGTCGGGCTTGTAACCTGAAGGTTGCCGGTTTGagccttgagcaagacacctttcccccaataggctttatgcccagctgcactacttcctgaacttcagccagctccctgtttcctgtctgccattgttggacaGACTGATtgatccaggtgtgtctgattattgttgcgACTACTGAGGTCGGGCACACCTGGATCGGTCAGTTTGTCCAGTGGTGGCGGACAGGAAGCAGGGAGCTGGCTGAAGGAAgtggtgcagctgggcataaagcctattgctcCCCAGTAACAGCTGCCTATTGCTTCGGGTGTGCCTGTGTTTACTAGTCACTGGTGTGATGGGTTAagtgcagaggtcacatttcgagtaCAGAAATAGTTGACAACCACATCACTTTTTCATAATATACACTGTAATTCCCTTGTATGAACACCAGGTGGTGCCAGAGATTTGATCTGTGTCCATTCATTGACATCTATGAATGTCTCAACATCTACTTTACGGTTTTACAGAGTACGAAAAATCTTGCAGGTATGAAAAGTTGAAAGCAGTCTTGGGGGAGGTGACCTGTCTCTGTAAATTTTTGCATTGGTATCTGTTAACAGATATTTATTGAAATGTTCTACATGGACAAAGCAGGATGCCTATAAATAATCCACCAACCATAAAAAACAGGATCCACTCTTTAAACGCTAAGTACAAGAACTATTACATCCGATAGCACTTGTGGTTTACTAAATACataaaagttatttaaacaGCTTTTTTAAGTTCAGTTCATTCATGCAATCAAAGTGATTGTTTCAACATCTTAGTGTGGAACATGCAAGTCAAATATTGACAGAATGTCAGGAGCACCTACAACGTCACTACTGCCAAACTATCAGCCCAAAACCTCTGTTACTGAATAACACGGTTGTTGACCCTCATGTGAGTTCTCAGAGTTTTGAGATCAGTTTGAGAGGAGCTAAAACATTTATTCCCTTTTTAATTTGACGATTACTCAATGTGCAAACTGTTTTTTGGGAGACCGGAAAGGAAATGGAGTAACATCTGATAACAGATGAAGCCTTCGTCATGTGAAGCTTTCAATTGTTATTGTTCAGGTGATTCTCAGAAATGTGTGAAATTATTTCCTGTTCCATATAAGCTGCTGCTGTTGTTATGGTTGAACACTTTTGAGATCCTGCTTGCTTTTGTTTTACATAATTGCTGTATTATGTCTATTGTATTTGACTTCACCTATAAATGAAGatttaaaatgacacttttatGTACAATAACTAAGCTTGTTAACTAAGCTTAAGTTATTGTTTTGGTCTTTCTGAGACAgagaaatgtaaatgttgtaCCTGTTTGCTTTGTGCACTTGCTATTGGTTTATGAGTTTTTAAATGCAAGTATAGAAAAccatatttattgtaaatgtctATAATAAGCTCTCATTTAACTAGATTATATTATCAAATCATTGTGAACTATCATGCAGGAGGGAAGCTGTTTTCCTTTTTAGGAGGAAGAAGATAAATCTGAATTACATTTGGTTCTCATTTGTTTGTTAAAGTACAATGCAAAAATTAGTCTGatccatacactgtaaaaaaatgacatgtTGCACTTCTTTAAATTTAATCAACATTATGACTAGTAgttgcataaatacaaaataagttacattttttatttcaactttataatttatagcaacctgtacacttttttaaattaattataaaataaaaaatttaagtcCAACAAGGATTTTTAACCGTATGATCTCTGTAGAAGACCTAAAAATAACCATAGACATGCAGTGGATCATAACTAATGCCTTGTAAGCGCAGATCACCAGGTGATATAATATATTTGCATTTCTGCATCCACCTGACTGCTGAAGTTTCAGAGGTGTGGCGTTTGTGCTCATTACACATACAGAGGACACCGAGTCTGTCAATACTGAAACGACAGGAGTTTTAAGAGGTAAGAATAATATCAGTCAATTAAAattgttcaaatggttatatacagtataatgtatataatgtcTGTTTTACTTTATATTCAATCTACAGAACTTGACTTGAATGTTTGATTTAGTTGAATAATCCCAGAGAGAAGACAGGAGAGGAGAGATGAATAACAATACGGTAATGACACCATACACTTATTATTTTGATGCTTTTATGGGATATATTTTGATGCTCTTAGGCACATTTGAGtcatttgaataaataaatctatttttttacatttttgtcaaaacatgtttattattatgttatcatgttattattttgttttatggtgctacttagctgtattttttaagttatgaaggtttaaatcaaaacaaaccaactgcagttgcattaaaattaattggaatgcacaaccgaaaaacaagatttctgaacaataaaaaaaaggtggttatctcgttttgcaacgaaactcttcatatatatatatatatatatatatatatatatatatatatatatatatatatatatatatatatatatatatatatatatatatatatatatatatatataatgcgtTTATGATTGGTTTCTGTTAGTCAAGGAACACGGAGAACTAGTCTTAGCtagatttttatatttataaagcaTTAACCTGCCTCGTGATAATGAATAGGAGACTTTATAAATGATTCATTATCTGGGTCATTTGAGCGTCACAAAAAGAAGTGGTGAATAGATTTGTATCGTAATGTTtgattaaagttttattttttattttaagtttttgtgatgttacaacaaccctaaagatttttttaatgagttatctttttcaaaataaagaCAAACCCAACATctgggttataaataaaaccATGCTGGGCTtagaataaaacaaatcaacatattggggtggtttcccggacagggattagactagtcctagacttttaagagctctccaaactgaaaacaacttgcactgacatatcttaaaatacatcagtaccctttgttttacctcaaaatgcacacaggtaatgtttttagtaaggcatgtttgttaaaactagttatatttcctaattaaactaaggcttagtcctggattaagctaatcctggtccgggaaaccgccccattatgTAAATGTGTAAGGTGATCAAGTTGTTTTGGGATCATAGCACTGTCAGAAATGGTCCATAGTTGTCACTGGGGAAGTACACCAAAAAGTATACTGTATGTACCATTTAAGGCTAGATTATTTATACATTGacaccaatatgtacctctgaggtactaatatgaacactttggggcagtttcccagtcAGGATTTAGATTAACCCAGGTCtaaattatattaggacatttaagtagttttttacaaacataccttaaaaattacattactggtgtgcatcttgagacaaaacaatggcactgatatatgttaagatatgtcagtgcaatatgtttttacattaaggccgctcaaacatgcattttagtctgggactagaataAACCCTCTCCGGGAACCTTCcactttaggtgcaaaggtgtactttttaaaaaggaacCGCCCCAGTGACCATTTTATGACCCTTTGTTCTGTATGACGGTGTATAACGAAGAActcattaaaatgtattattgtgACATGTGACATTGTGTTATGTTATTTTGTTCTGTTTATGGCAGTAATGTCCCGTGAGGTCAGTTGTGTAAGGAGATATTTGTTGAATGTGTCAGCAAGCAATCAAATCTGATATCATTTACTTCCTCTATACATGTTTGTAGTCCTATTTTGCCAAGTTTCAAAGATAAAAGCTTTTCATTAGCCTTCATGTAAAAACCTGCTCCGCCTCTGAAACAACTTTGCTGATGTCACACTGGGTGTGCAGGATGCTggttaatgtaaacattaaCAGAAAAAATTATTTGGGTATTGGTCTTTTACCAGTTATGTAAATGGTCCTTTCTGAAACATCACCTGTGATTTTAATGCAGATTAACATCATTGCTATTCAAGTTACAGTAGTAACAAGATAGCAAGATGCACCtgacaaaattaaataaaatggtGTAATGATAATATGGCGTTTTTTCTATTATAAATGTTGACTTGTCTCGATGTCCTTCAGATGTATGCCAATGCTTCTCATGTAAACCACGGGTTTCAACACGAGGAGCGGCGGCCCCCTCCATATGCGCCTTCATCGGGACTCTACCCTGCTTTACCTCAGTACCACGGACAACAAAACGTAGCATCTCAATACCAGATCGCTTCCCCCTCATACCCTTCAGAGAGATACCCGACCGCTCAGACTCAGAACCTGCATCAGTACACACCACACACAGCACCTGTTAATACCCATCACACCGCCGCACCTGCCTTCCACTATGCTGCTCCACCTGTTCACAAAGGtagtatattttctattaaAAGTGTTTGAAattatgctttaaaatgtttgtaGTAATACTATGACTCTCTGATAGGTTCCAAGAAAAAAACTTGTACGTGTATAACAATCACAGTCATCATCCTCCTGATCATTGCTGGGGTCATAGCTGCACTGCTTTGGTATTTTGGTAAGAATCCCAAACACTGGATGAACCAGCTATTCAATTTTGGTCCGGGAAGGTCACTGTGCAACTAAGTTTAGTTCTGAcactaaaatgtttgattttagatgcatttgacagatgtttttatccaatTCGAATACAAATATACATTCCATGAGAATCGAAACCAAAAGATAAGCTCTGCAGGATGGTGTTGGATAACCCTGCAGTATATCAAAgctcattgtttgtttattggttaATGACTTTTGTGTGCATTCTCACAGGTGTATTCAGCTGTAATGGACGGCAATGTAAAGCAGATAATATATGTGTCAGCCACTCACAATGGTGCGACGGTGTGCAGGATTGTCCATCAGGAGAAGATGAAGCACAGTGCTGTAAGACTCAACACTGACATCTGCATTGTACAGCTAACCATTTCAAATACAACAGACAAAGTGTTTAATAGAAAGCAGCCTGAATTTCCCATATATGTAgagaaaataaagtgttactctcttaaaaataaaggtgctatatGATGCCATAGAACCATTTTTGGATAAATGATTCTATAAAGAACCTTAAACATCTTAAGAACCTTTCTGTTCTTCGTAGTAAAAAAGGGTTTATTGGATTATAAAAAGGTATGAAAGAAAATAATGGTCTATGGCCTCAGTGTAAGCAGtcttggggaaagttacttttaaaagtaatgcactacaatattaagttacttcccagaaagtaactaattgcgttacttagttacttttcatggaaagtaatattacttttgcattactttttcttacttggctgaggcttgatcgcTTTCAGGACTTgtaggtgtttttatgactgagaagttctgcattcagaaattgcatatttatatcgcaaaaatgtcaagttctggcctgccatctttgtttctgactcaaactgttcctgcTCAGGCGTGAACGTATAAAGTGCCTAATTCTAAGTGACTACATTCAGTTTAGTTCAGtagattattataatttttttaaatcaaataaattaaactgaaaagtaactcgcattactatttaaaaaagtaactcaaatattagtgtgtacatttataaatgaatgcgttactttactcgttacttcagaaaagtaatattattacgtaatgcacgttacttgtaatgcgttaccccaacactgaCTGTAAGTGTATTACAGGATTGCAATACAGTCCCTCCGTGATTATTGGATTGCATGAtttaatgcataatcagccaaagtctgcatatttatgcaggggCCGAGTTTTTAAACATGCCAcactttcgccgcataaattgcagatttctgcttgcaaaatatgcggggcttgcatgcaAACCGTTTTTGCCAGTttacgcagtttttgcaagttctcgcaattttggcaagttcacgcaatttcatcgcataaaattgcataaatatctcacatattccatcgcattttttgcgaaaacgtgccgcaagatcaaggtcCACGTTTTTCTGGAAGCACTGGCAATATattgatatatatatttatttgtagcAATAACCAACAGTAAATTGTATAGGACAAAACTAttgttttatgccaaaaatcagtATGATAATAAGTAAAGTTCATGTTTCATgaacatattttatatatatatatatatatatttatacaacagttctttctggttctcgaatctgattggctaagacctgtgcgatattgtgctgatatcggcactgtaaccgcttcacctttcgtatcattccgccacctagtgaatggaggtccttagcaggctcatctctgaatggaaaaacacagacgccctgttttgaatcactctccgtttgtctcattagtttactagctcataaatcagtctgtgaatccccaatcagaagttattccgtcaaagatcagcgctcttggatgttacgttacagttaatgggagaaatgtcttgtcacatcgtgtggattattaacacttggaaagaggaatataaacactcgttttttttctggagctatatttcttatcagaacgcgaaaacaccggcactcggcctgcggcctcgtgcctctggcctaatcacagccgtgatgatatagagctatatcacactcctactcgagcgatattgcttaaatatatatatatatatatatatatatataagatttatcataatgtatttatcattaggtACTTAGGACTTTCtaagtgattttctcaatatttttatttttgcaccaTTCAATTTCAGATTTTCAACTATTGTCATATCCTTATTCATTTTTTAGATGATGTATACATGTCAATTTAAAAGAATTGATCTTTATGACTGGGTttgcagggtcacatttgtgcAACAGTAAAtccaaatatagctgcaagcagcaataccggggtcaagccaaaaccAGTAgatggcgcaatgacaaaattgtgcatgcaacatcaggtcatgattatgttacatctagctagtttaatgactatacactttagtttagtgagaaacagttgtatgaccatagggctggcttgatatcaaaggttttgttcaattataaggccatctagtggtgcaagcatacaatttttttgtgtagcctcagaatgtgctcatgcatcagcgtatcaaatctggtgaaaaaatatattttcgttacgaaattacaaccatttatgtgtaaaaaacacaaaatttgaaggtaatttttcgttttttgcaattttcggccatttctgatgaaaattttaatataacgccaatagaactttttgttcagaaggtaaggttagtttcttcctatggtgtttttgagtcgatcggaataatgctcgcggagatattcgcgcatgttttttaagcgctattttgatgcacagggctaaccgtaagacGAATCCTGGCAtatttggtatcgttggactcggcaactattcaaaactcaaAGGAAagaagtcccgtgaaaatacgtcattcacagccaaagttataggcgtataatacattcgtctggccactaggtggcgctgcaacgaa contains the following coding sequences:
- the acat1 gene encoding acetyl-CoA acetyltransferase, mitochondrial; this encodes MSSCALYSTRAHLCRRLAQQYLSRTYATRPSLNEVVIVSAVRTPMGSFRGSLSAVPATKLGSIAIKGAIEQAGIPLEEVKEVYMGNVLQAGEGQAPTRQALLGAGLPLSTPATTINKVCASGMKSIMMASQSLMCGHQDVMVAGGMESMSQVPYVMAREAPPYGGVKLEDLIVRDGLTDVYNKFHMGNCAENTAKNSGISREEQDAYAINSYSRSKAAWEAGLLAKEVVPVSIPQRGKPDIVVKEDEEYRKVDFTKVPKLKAVFLKENGTVTAANASTLNDGAAALVLMTADAAKRLNVTPLARVAAFADAAVAPIDFPIAPAFAVPKVLQAAGVKKEDIAMWEINEAFSVVVLANIKMLNIDPNKVNINGGAVSLGHPIGMSGARIVGHMAHNLKSGQYGLASICNGGGGASCILIQKY